A portion of the Acidihalobacter yilgarnensis genome contains these proteins:
- a CDS encoding regulatory protein RecX, with protein sequence MKSIARYVIVCCPSGAARPRMRQPSRKPTPKASVRELALGLLARREHGRAELMRKLAQRGYGASEVAPVLDVLAEQGLLSEARYVASYVRSRAERGYGPLRILAELRQRGALEPVVREVLDGCGEPWRELAGRYYQRHFSGPPTDYRERARRWRHMQQRGFDADTLATVLDDEGDGDAV encoded by the coding sequence ATGAAATCGATCGCGCGCTACGTGATCGTCTGTTGCCCAAGCGGGGCGGCGAGGCCGCGAATGCGCCAGCCGAGCAGGAAGCCGACGCCTAAAGCGTCCGTGCGGGAGCTTGCGCTCGGGTTATTGGCCCGGCGCGAGCATGGCCGGGCGGAACTGATGAGGAAGCTGGCGCAGCGCGGCTACGGCGCCAGCGAGGTCGCGCCCGTGCTGGATGTCTTGGCGGAGCAGGGCTTGCTCAGCGAGGCGCGTTATGTCGCGTCCTATGTGCGCAGCCGTGCCGAGCGCGGCTACGGTCCCTTGAGGATTCTGGCAGAGCTGCGCCAGCGCGGGGCATTGGAGCCCGTGGTACGTGAGGTGCTGGATGGCTGCGGGGAGCCATGGCGCGAATTGGCCGGGCGTTATTACCAGCGGCACTTCAGTGGCCCGCCGACGGATTATCGCGAACGCGCGCGACGTTGGCGACACATGCAACAACGCGGATTCGATGCGGACACCCTGGCGACCGTCCTCGACGACGAGGGCGACGGGGATGCCGTCTAA